From the genome of Scylla paramamosain isolate STU-SP2022 unplaced genomic scaffold, ASM3559412v1 Contig86, whole genome shotgun sequence, one region includes:
- the LOC135098835 gene encoding piggyBac transposable element-derived protein 4-like → MPRGLTSAQIENILYDDNVTELGDSDLSEEDDKDDSDYIQSDRGSDDENESESAPAHSSKKRKRDGGESGLVYIPSKRHRFGLKLFVLCDCETAFILDMILYTGARTNIKENKKLGISGSVVSTMLESYLGQGHILFVDNWYTSPTLLHYLHERMTGACGTVKPNRKFMAKFPIGLQKGDVVHKQANNILAVKWKDKRDVHLLTSVHEPKLQTSENIDHSTKTFIDKPECVIVYNQNMRLVDKSDSMMSSVECSRKTMKWYKKMFFHLIDCAVLNAHILYQVKTGEKPTLHDFTREVIRQLLEQYSEPLPTAGRRRASHGDDPTRLTGRHFPKYIRPTAAKKNAQKPCHVCRTTTLRPKQR, encoded by the exons ATGCCGCGGGGCTTGACATCGGCGCAAATAGAGAATATTCTCTATGACGATAATGTCACAGAGTTGGGGGACAGTGATCTCTCTGAGGAGGACGATAAAGATGACTCTGATTACATACAATCAGACAGGGggagtgatgatgaaaatgaaagtgaatCTGCTCCTGCTCATTCCAGCAAGAAGCGGAAAAGGGATGGTGGGGAGTCCGGGCTTGTA TACATCCCATCCAAGCGCCACCGATTTGGCCTAAAACTATTTGTTCTTTGTGACTGTGAAACTGCCTTCATTTTGGACATGATTTTGTACACTGGGGCAAGAACAAACatcaaagagaataagaagttgGGCATATCAGGAAGCGTTGTCAGTACCATGCTTGAGTCTTACCTTGGTCAAGGACATATACTTTTTGTTGACAACTGGTACACCAGTCCTACACTGCTCCACTATCTGCATGAGAGAATGACTGGGGCCTGTGGTACGGTAAAGCCAAATCGCAAGTTTATGGCCAAATTCCCCATCGGACTGCAGAAAGGCGATGTTGTTCACAAGCAGGCAAACAACATTCTTGCAGTGAAATGGAAGGACAAGAGAGACGTTCATCTCCTCACCAGTGTCCACGAACCAAAGTTGCAAACGAGTGAGAACATTGACCATTCCACAAAAACCTTCATTGACAAACCTGAATGTGTTATTGTCTACAACCAAAACATGCGCCTTGTAGATAAAAGTGACAGCATGATGTCATCTGTGGAATGttcaaggaaaacaatgaaatggtACAAAAAGATGTTTTTTCATCTGATTGACTGTGCTGTCCTCAACGCCCATATTCTATACCAGGTCAAAACTGGCGAGAAGCCGACACTCCATGACTTCACAAGGGAGGTAATAAGACAGCTTCTTGAGCAGTATTCGGAGCCTCTTCCTACAGCAGGACGACGACGAGCATCTCATGGTGACGATCCTACACGTCTCACAGGTCGTCATTTTCCCAAGTATATCCGACCTACAGCTGCCAAGAAAAACGCCCAAAAGCCTTGCCACGTCTGCCGCACCACCACACTCCGGCCAAAGCAACGCTAA
- the LOC135098833 gene encoding uncharacterized protein LOC135098833, translated as MLFAIREAPNESTGVSPFELLFVRKVRGPLRNIKDKLLDSTTHKLVSVTKYLNNLKATLTKVRTFADNNLHKSQNTMKKHFDQKARVRVFDRGDQVLAFIPTPKHPLQVKYHGPYEVVEKLGDNNYIINTPDRRKATQLIHVNLLKMYKCITPVTGAQPTPRVASCGIIEPQEADSELKPASVCSLMYDKCITTEIDTNTIHPKDTQNNTYIIQHLDDQLRHLSSSRALDISRLISQYDVFGDHPKICNVLRHDVKVLPGTFPIKQSPYRVNPRKREQMQKEVQYLLEQGLAIPSSSPWASPCLLVPKEDGQLRFCTDYRRVNAVTIPDAYPLPRVDDLIDEIQNVLSRLQEANLTVKLVKSTFGAATVSYLGHQIGQGSVRPKTANVDAVLKYPTPTTRRELRHFLGMAGFYQRFCPNFADAAGPLTRLTSGNVAYEWTPACQRAFNQLKNLLAREPVLRAADFSKPFTIHTDASDHASGAALLQESDGIFHPVAYHSEKFNIHQKNYSTIEKELLAIISAIKKFEYYLQSNTQPLQIYTDHNPLTFLNRNRFTNQRLLRWSLQLQPYHIEMHHIKGLDNCLADTLSRLPTTPRITTCRDPEDPRILLPGMQSCLVNRSMEAAEGRALPEEPSTGPQTTHVLVESTFTGQEPPHFSNDAESFLLRHPKKGGMSHT; from the exons ATGCTTTTTGCCATCAGGGAAGCACCTAACGAGAGTACAGGAGTTTCCCCATTCGAGCTCCTGTTCGTTAGGAAAGTGCGGGGACCATTAAGGAATATTAAAGACAAATTGTTAGATTCCACTACCCACAAACTTGTCTCTGTAACTAAATACTTGAACAACCTTAAAGCCACACTCACTAAAGTTCGCACCTTTGCTGATAACAACTTACACAAATCTCAAAATACCATGAAGAAACACTTTGATCAGAAGGCCAGAGTTAGAGTATTTGATAGAGGTGATCAAGTCCTTGCATTCATACCCACACCTAAACACCCATTACAAGTAAAGTATCATGGACCCTATGAGGTAGTGGAAAAGCTAGgagataacaactacatcataaaCACTCCAGACCGCCGAAAGGCAACACAGTTAATACACGTTAATCtcctaaaaatgtataaatgtataaCCCCTGTGACTGGCGCCCAACCAACCCCTAGAGTAGCTTCCTGTGGTATCATTGAACCCCAGGAGGCTGACTCAGAGTTAAAACCTGCCTCTGTGTGTTCATTGATGTATGATAAATGTATTACCACTGAGATTGACACAAACACCATACATCCCAAGGACACGCAAAACAACACCTACATTATCCAACACTTAGATGATCAGCTCCgtcatctttcatcctctcgaGCACTGGATATCTCAAGATTGATCTCTCAGTATGACGTGTTCGGTGACCATCCTAAAATCTGTAATGTCCTCCGCCATGATGTGAAGGTGCTTCCAGGGACCTTCCCTATCAAGCAGTCTCCCTACAGAGTCAACCCCCGGAAACGAGAACAGATGCAGAAGGAGGTCCAGTACTTATTAGAGCAGGGCTTGGCTATACCCAGCAGCTCCCCATGGGCATCACCCTGCCTCCTAGTACCCAAGGAGGACGGACAACTGCGATTCTGCACGGATTACCGACGGGTCAACGCCGTCACCATTCCTGACGCCTATCCTCTGCCTCGGGTAGACGACCTGATAGATGAA ATCCAGAATGTGCTCAGCCGTCTGCAGGAAGCGAACCTCACCGTGAAGCTGGTGAAGTCTACGTTCGGAGCTGCCACCGTCTCCTACCTAGGACATCAGATTGGACAAGGCTCCGTCCGGCCCAAGACCGCTAACGTCGACGCAGTACTGAAGTACCCAACTCCCACTACTCGACGCGAGCTCCGCCACTTCCTGGGCATGGCGGGGTTCTACCAGCGTTTCTGTCCAAACTTCGCAGACGCAGCTGGGCCACTTACTAGACTAACTAGTGGGAATGTGGCGTACGAATGGACCCCTGCCTGCCAACGTGCCTTCAATCAACTTAAGAACTTGCTTGCTCGGGAACCGGTTTTGCGTGCGGCCGACTTCAGTAAACCCTTCACCATACATACTGACGCCAGTGATCACGCTTCGGGTGCCGCCCTCCTGCAAGAATCTGACGGAATCTTTCACCCAGTCGCCTACCACTCCGAGAAGTTCAACATCCATCAGAAGAATTACAGCACCATCGAGAAAGAACTTTTAGCCATTATCTCTGCTATCAAGAAGTTTGAGTACTATCTTCAGTCCAACACCCAGCCACTCCAaatctacactgaccacaaccCTTTGACTTTTCTCAACAGGAACCGCTTCACTAACCAACGTCTGCTACGGTGGTCTCTACAGCTCCAGCCTTACCACATTGAAATGCACCATATTAAGGGACTGGACAACTGCCTTGCTGACACTTTGTCTCGCCTTCCCACTACGCCTCGCATCACTACCTGTCGCGACCCTGAGGACCCTAGGATCCTGTTGCCAGGGATGCAGTCGTGCCTTGTGAACCGGTCGATGGAGGCAGCTGAGGGCCGAGCACTGCCAGAAGAACCATCTACCGGGCCCCAGACTACACACGTTCTGGTGGAATCAACCTTCACGGGACAGGAACCACCTCACTTCTCTAATGACGCAGAGTCATTCCTTCTGCGTCATCCTAAGAAGGGGGGaatgtcacacacgtga